A stretch of the Hippocampus zosterae strain Florida chromosome 18, ASM2543408v3, whole genome shotgun sequence genome encodes the following:
- the LOC127591029 gene encoding dnaJ homolog subfamily B member 5-like, whose protein sequence is MVLIWTQFGVKHKNGNVRCKVRVMHRGDSSGSASSSEGTKSEPDAACLSIKPSAGKDFYKVLGVEPDSNEDEIKKAYRKLALKYHPDKNSDADAEDRFKEIAEAYEVLTDTEKRNIYDQFGEEGLKSGASTAGQTNAFRKHFPTDPHATFSSFFHGSDHFDIFFGHDGDDDDLFNPFRRFPFSHVGGYSGQEGGGLRRGGRRPRGKALVRELPVSLEDVMHGCTKHVKITRSRLGPDGRSVWTEDKVLNVVVKKGWKAGTKITFPREGDEMPDSTPADVTFILRDAEHPQYRRDGSNLIYTTSITLKEALCGCTVNVPTLDNRLMPLPCSDVIRPGAVRRLRGEGLPVARSPSRRGDLVVEFQVLFPDRIPPQSREIIKHSLGQC, encoded by the exons ATGGTTCTCATCTGGACACAGTTTGGAGTCAAGCACAAAAATGGCAACGTCAGGTGCAAAGTTCGGGTGATGCACAGGGGAGACAGCTCGGGGTCGGCTTCATCTTCG GAAGGCACCAAGTCAGAGCCGGACGCCGCCTGCCTGTCCATCAAGCCCAGTGCCGGAAAGGACTTCTACAAGGTTTTGGGCGTGGAGCCGGACTCCAACGAGGACGAGATCAAGAAGGCCTACCGCAAGTTGGCGCTCAAGTACCACCCGGACAAGAATAGCGACGCGGACGCCGAGGACCGCTTCAAGGAAATCGCCGAGGCCTACGAGGTCCTGACCGATACAGAGAAGAGGAACATCTATGACCAGTTTGGAGAGGAAG GTCTCAAGAGCGGCGCGTCAACGGCGGGCCAGACCAACGCCTTCCGCAAACATTTCCCCACCGACCCGCACGCCAccttctcctccttcttccACGGCTCCGACCACTTCGACATCTTCTTCGGTCAcgacggcgacgacgacgacctcTTCAACCCCTTCCGCCGCTTCCCCTTCAGCCACGTGGGCGGTTACTCCGGCCAGGAGGGCGGCGGCCTGAggcggggcgggcggcggcCGCGGGGCAAAGCGCTGGTGCGCGAGCTGCCGGTCAGCCTGGAGGACGTGATGCACGGCTGCACCAAGCACGTCAAGATCACCCGCAGCCGCCTCGGACCGGACGGCCGCAGCGTGTGGACCGAGGACAAAGTGCTGAACGTGGTGGTGAAGAAAGGCTGGAAAGCCGGCACCAAGATCACCTTCCCCCGGGAGGGCGACGAGATGCCCGACAGCACGCCGGCCGACGTCACTTTCATCCTCAGAGACGCCGAGCACCCGCAGTACAGGCGAGACGGCTCCAATCTCATCTACACGACCAGCATCACCCTCAAAGAG GCGCTTTGCGGCTGCACGGTCAATGTTCCCACGCTGGACAACCGCCTCATGCCCCTGCCATGCAGCGACGTGATCCGGCCCGGTGCCGTGCGGCGCCTCCGCGGCGAGGGCCTGCCCGTCGCCCGCAGCCCATCGCGGCGGGGCGACCTGGTGGTGGAGTTCCAGGTG
- the thbs4b gene encoding thrombospondin-4-B — protein MGRWSATIAASQLLLQLCTYVRAQALVYDLLTSPDCLPDLLQGGLVEQGANEAFILATFKLQPKTGTTVFGLYNPRDNSKHFEFTVMGKLNKAVLRYLRTDKRTSSVTFNNLVLADGNIHKLLFHLRGLQQTGGPGGLELHLDCKLVETVRDLPAAFQGLPPGYGMVELKTMLNKDQEGLHELKLVVGDTFENVAALQDCHFQQRDSVQTLGVNTKQLSNQMMELTKVLNELKDILIQQVKETSFLTNTISECQACGLGGTEVVKPRCGPGVCFRDGTCRETADGVECGPCPDGYTGDGFNCDDVDECQFNPCFPGVKCVNTAPGFRCDACPLGYTGLPMEGVGALFAQTNKQVCDDIDECKGPNNGGCAANSICQNSEGSYHCGSCKTGFTGDQVEGCKPEISCANSLTNPCDVNAHCVAERDGSVSCQCGIGWAGNGFLCGKDTDIDGYPDAKLKCKDPSCKKDNCVFVPNSGQEDADRDGQGDACDEDADGDGIPNEQDNCWLKPNVDQRNSDKDTHGDACDNCRLVENPDQKDTDGDGKGDACDDDMDGDGLKNFLDNCQHVKNPDQLDRDGDGVGDACDSCPDIPNPNQSDVDNDLVGDSCDTNQDSDGDGHQDTKDNCPFVINSSQLDTDKDGLGDECDDDDDNDGIPDFKPPGPDNCRLVPNPEQIDKNNDGVGDICESDFDQDKIVDQIDNCPENAEVTLTDFRAFQTVVLDPEGDAQIDPNWVVLNQGMEIVQTMNSDPGLAVGYTAFSGVDFEGTFHVNTVTDDDYAGFIFGYQDSSSFYVVMWKQTEQTYWQATPFRAVAEPGIQLKAVKSRSGPGEHLRNSLWHTGDTQDQVRLLWKDPRNVGWKDKVSYRWYLQHRPQVGYIRARFYEGSDLVADSGVTIDTTMRGGRLGVFCFSQENIIWSNLRYRCNDTIPEDFQEFSTQHGIDAI, from the exons ATGGGTCGGTGGAGTGCGACGATCGCGGCCTCGCAGCTTTTGCTTCAACTGTGCACGTACGTGAGAGCCCAAGCTTTAG TGTATGATCTGCTCACCTCCCCCGACTGCCTGCCTGACCTGCTGCAGGGCGGTCTAGTGGAGCAGGGGGCCAACGAGGCCTTCATCCTGGCCACCTTCAAACTGCAGCCCAAAACCGGCACGACCGTGTTTGGTCTGTACAACCCGCGGGACAACAGCAAGCACTTTGAATTCACTGTGATGGGCAAACTCAACAAAG CCGTGTTGCGCTACCTGCGCACCGACAAGAGGACGAGCTCGGTGACCTTCAACAATCTGGTGCTGGCAGACGGCAACATCCACAAACTGTTGTTCCATCTGAGGGGTCTTCAGCAAACGGGCGGTCCCGGTGGGTTGGAGCTACATCTGGACTGCAAGCTGGTGGAGACGGTGCGCGATCTCCCCGCCGCCTTCCAGGGTTTACCGCCCGGCTACGGAATGGTGGAGCTGAAGACCATGCTGAACAAAGATCAA GAAGGCTTACACGAGCTCAAGCTGGTGGTCGGAGACACCTTTGAGAATGTTGCGGCTTTGCAAGACTGCCATTTCCAGCAAAGGGACTCCGTGCAAACCCTGG GCGTCAACACCAAGCAGCTCTCCAATCAAATGATGGAGTTGACCAAGGTACTCAACGAGCTGAAAGACATCCTCATCCAGCAG GTGAAAGAGACCTCCTTCCTCACCAACACCATTTCTGAGTGTCAGGCTTGCG GTCTGGGCGGTACCGAAGTGGTGAAGCCGAGGTGCGGCCCCGGCGTTTGTTTCCGCGACGGCACGTGCCGGGAGACGGCGGACGGCGTGGAGTGCGGGCCTTGTCCCGACGGCTACACGGGAGACGGCTTCAACTGTGATGACGTGGACGAG TGCCAGTTCAACCCTTGCTTCCCGGGAGTCAAATGCGTGAACACGGCCCCGGGCTTCCGCTGCGATGCCTGCCCGCTGGGCTACACCGGCCTGCCAATGGAGGGCGTAGGAGCGCTCTTCGCCCAAACTAACAAACAG GTGTGTGACGACATCGACGAATGCAAAGGACCAAACAATGGCGGCTGCGCGGCCAATTCCATCTGTCAAAACTCGGAG gGCTCCTACCACTGCGGCAGCTGCAAGACGGGCTTCACGGGCGACCAGGTGGAAGGCTGCAAACCCGAGATCAGCTGCGCTAACAGCCTGACCAACCCTTGCGACGTCAACGCGCACTGCGTGGCCGAGAGGGACGGATCCGTCTCCTGCCAG TGTGGAATCGGCTGGGCCGGAAACGGATTCCTGTGCGGGAAGGACACCGACATTGATGGCTATCCGGACGCGAAACTCAAGTGTAAGGACCCCTCATGTAAAAAG GACAACTGCGTCTTCGTTCCAAACTCCGGCCAAGAGGACGCCGACCGAGACGGGCAGGGAGACGCCTGCGACGAGGACGCAGACGGCGACGGCATTCCCAACGAGCAG GACAACTGCTGGTTGAAGCCCAACGTGGACCAAAGGAACAGCGACAAGGACACGCACGGCGACGCCTGCGACAACTGCCGTCTGGTAGAAAACCCGGACCAGAAGGACACGGACGGCGATGGCAAAGGCGACGCCTGCGACGACGACATGGACGGCGACG GCCTGAAAAACTTCCTGGACAACTGCCAGCACGTGAAGAACCCCGACCAGCTGGACCGAGATGGTGACGGCGTGGGAGACGCGTGTGACAGCTGCCCCGACATCCCCAACCCCAACCAG TCTGATGTTGACAACGACCTTGTGGGCGACTCATGTGACACAAACCAGGACAG CGATGGCGACGGCCACCAGGACACCAAGGACAACTGCCCCTTTGTGATCAACAGCTCGCAGCTGGACACCGACAAAGACGGCCTGGGCGACGAGtgcgacgatgacgacgacaacGATGGCATCCCCGACTTCAAACCGCCCGGACCAGACAACTGCAGGCTGGTTCCCAACCCGGAGCAAATCGATAAAAACA ATGACGGCGTGGGCGACATATGCGAGTCCGACTTCGACCAGGACAAAATTGTCGACCAGATCGACAACTGCCCCGAAAACGCGGAGGTGACTCTGACCGATTTCAGGGCCTTCCAGACGGTGGTGCTGGACCCCGAAGGCGACGCTCAGATTGACCCCAACTGGGTGGTCCTCAACCAG GGAATGGAAATCGTCCAGACCATGAACAGCGATCCCGGTCTGGCTGTGG GTTACACGGCCTTCAGCGGCGTTGACTTTGAGGGGACATTCCACGTCAACACGGTGACGGACGACGACTACGCCGGCTTCATCTTTGGCTACCAGGACTCCTCGTCCTTCTACGTGGTCATGTGGAAGCAGACGGAGCAGACGTACTGGCAGGCCACGCCCTTCCGAGCCGTGGCCGAACCCGGCATACAGCTCAAG GCCGTGAAATCCCGATCTGGGCCCGGGGAGCATCTGAGGAACTCCCTGTGGCACACCGGGGACACCCAAGACCAGGTACGCCTCCTGTGGAAGGACCCCCGCAACGTGGGCTGGAAGGACAAAGTGTCCTACCGCTGGTACCTGCAGCACCGCCCCCAGGTTGGATACATCAG GGCCCGCTTCTACGAGGGTTCTGACCTGGTGGCCGACTCGGGCGTGACTATCGACACGACCATGAGAGGGGGCCGACTCGGCGTCTTCTGCTTCTCACAGGAAAATATCATCTGGTCCAATCTGAGATACCGCTGCAATG ATACCATCCCCGAGGACTTCCAAGAGTTCAGCACTCAGCACGGCATTGATGCCATCTAA
- the zgc:73226 gene encoding BCL2/adenovirus E1B 19 kDa protein-interacting protein 3, which translates to MSGQQTPEDSLYGSWVELEELIATVSRSESLTGPEDSISSALQGELERILLEAQLECERNRDSPPQVGTPKTTDSPRPPSDPDSDCITIQEENDRRVDTDWVWDWSSRPENMPPKEFVFQHPKQSSSLSIRKTEVMKKRGIFSSDVLLVLVPSLLASHLLTLGIGIYIGKRLATSTTSSL; encoded by the exons ATGTCCGGCCAGCAGACACCAGAGGACAGTCTCTATG GCTCCTGGGTGGAACTTGAGGAGTTGATCGCCACCGTGAGCCGCAGTGAGAGTCTGACGGGGCCGGAGGACAGCATTTCATCTGCCCTGCAGGGGGAGCTGGAGAGGATCCTGCTGGAGGCGCAGCTGGAGTGCGAGAGGAACCGAGACAG TCCCCCGCAGGTCGGGACCCCAAAGACGACTGACTCCCCCAGACCTCCTAGTGATCCAGACAGTGACTGCATCACCATACAG GAAGAGAATGACAGGAGAGTGGACACCGATTGGGTGTGGGACTGGTCCAGCAGGCCTGAAAACATGCCACCCAA GGAGTTTGTGTTCCAGCACCCAAAGCAATCGAGTTCACTCAGCATTCGTAAGacggaggtgatgaagaagagaGGGATCTTTTCGTCCGACGtactcctcgtcctcgtccccTCGCTGCTGGCCTCGCATCTCCTCACGCTGGGCATCGG aATTTACATTGGAAAACGTTTGGCCACTTCCACAACTAGCTCGCTGTGA